From Portunus trituberculatus isolate SZX2019 chromosome 37, ASM1759143v1, whole genome shotgun sequence, one genomic window encodes:
- the LOC123514032 gene encoding AP-1 complex subunit beta-1-like isoform X1 encodes MTDSKYFTTTKKGEIFELKSELNSDKKEKKKEAVKKVIASMTVGKDVSALFPDVVNCMQTDNLELKKLVYLYLMNYAKSQPDMAIMAVNTFVKDCEDPNPLIRALAVRTMGCIRVDKITEYLCEPLRKCLKDEDPYVRKTAAICVAKLHDINASMVEDQGFLDQLKELLSDSNPMVVANAVASLTEINEASSSGQPLMELNAATMNKLLTALNECTEWGQVFILDALSQYSPKDEREAQSICERITPRLAHANAAVVLSAVKCLMKFMELMVGDSEFVKNLTKKLAPPLVTLLSSEPEVQYVALRNINLIVQKRPELLKHEMKVFFVKYNDPIYVKLEKLDIMIRLASEANIVQVLSELKEYATEVDVDFVRKAVRAIGRCAIKVETSAERCVSTLLDLIQTKVNYVVQEAIVVIKDIFRKYPNKYESIISTLCENLDTLDEPEARASMIWIIGEYAERIDNADELLESFLEGFHDENTQVQLQLLTAIVKLFLKRPTDTQELVQQVLSLATQDSDNPDLRDRGFIYWRLLSTDPGAAKEVVLAEKPLIAEETDLIEPTLLDELICHIASLASVYHKPPSAFVEGRTGLRRALPKQSSGDNDGNSDQQQQQQQQQQPTVIPNQDSLIPDLLNMDVSAPPVVPAAQPAYTGGTLDLLSGGLDSLLGGGGADAAAAPAAGATPPVGGTNTSSAGLLGDIFGMPATAGQGYNVPKQLWLPANRGKGMEITGTFSRRNGIISMDLTIHNKAMQPISNFAIQLNKNSFGISPSSPLNVPAPVAPNQSVDVSLILATTGPVQRMDPLTNLQVAIKNSVDVFYFATVMPMHIFFTEDGAMEKRVFLSTWKDIPSQNEVQFNIDNVNMNADGISNKLQASNVFTIAKRNVEGQDMLYQSIKLTNGIWVLTELKLQPGNTTIVLSLKSRATDVAQGINEAFQGILHS; translated from the exons ATGACTGACTCAaaatacttcaccaccaccaagaagggGGAGATATTTGAGCTGAAATCTGAGCTCAATAGtgacaagaaggagaaaaagaaggaggctGTAAAGAAGGTCATTGCTTCTATGACAGTTG GGAAGGATGTGTCGGCTCTGTTCCCAGATGTAGTCAACTGCATGCAGACCGACAACTTGGAGCTGAAGAAATTGGTGTACCTTTACCTCATGAATTATGCTAAATCCCAGCCTGACATGGCAATTATGGCTGTTAACACTTTTGTTAAG GACTGTGAGGATCCTAATCCTTTGATCCGTGCCCTGGCCGTGCGCACGATGGGGTGTATTCGTGTGGACAAGATCACTGAGTACCTGTGTGAGCCCCTGCGTAAGTGTCTCAAAGATGAGGATCCATATGTGAGGAAGACAGCAGCCATCTGTGTGGCTAAGCTGCATGACATCAATGCTTCCATGGTGGAGGACCAAGGCTTCCTTGACCAACTGAAAGAGCTCCTCTCAGACTCTAACCCAATG GTGGTGGCCAATGCAGTAGCCTCCCTGACGGAGATCAACGAGGCGAGCAGTTCAGGCCAGCCGCTGATGGAGCTCAATGCAGCCACCATGAACAAGCTACTCACAGCTCTCAATGAGTGTACTGAGTGGGGTCAAGTCTTCATCCTGGATGCCCTCTCACAGTACAGTCCCAAGGATGAACGTGAGGCACAGAG CATTTGTGAGCGCATCACTCCTCGCCTTGCTCATGCTAATGCAGCAGTTGTCCTCTCTGCTGTGAAGTGCCTCATGAAGTTCATGGAGCTGATGGTTGGGGACTCTGAATTTGTTAAAAACTTGACCAAGAAATTGGCACCTCCCCTGGTAACTCTGCTGTCCTCTGAGCCCGAG GTTCAATATGTTGCACTGAGGAACATCAACCTCATTGTGCAGAAGAGACCAGAGCTGCTTAAGCATGAGATGAAGGTATTCTTTGTTAAATACAATGATCCCATCTATGTGAAGCTGGAGAAGCTGGACATTATGATTCGTTTGGCATCTGAAGCAAACATTGTGCAGGTCCTCTCAGAGCTTAAGGA ATATGCCACAGAGGTGGATGTGGACTTTGTGCGTAAGGCTGTGAGGGCCATTGGCCGCTGTGCCATCAAGGTGGAAACTTCAGCTGAGCGTTGTGTCTCCACTCTCCTGGACCTGATCCAAACCAAG GTGAACTATGTGGTGCAAGAGGCTATTGTGGTGATCAAGGATATCTTCCGCAAGTATCCTAACAAATATGAGAGCATCATCTCCACCCTCTGTGAGAATCTGGACACCCTGGATGAGCCTGAAGCTAG AGCCTCCATGATTTGGATCATTGGTGAGTATGCAGAGCGTATTGACAATGCTGATGAGCTGCTGGAGAGTTTTCTGGAGGGCTTCCATGATGAAAATACCCAAGTCCAGTTGCAGCTGCTTACAGCCATTGTGAAGCTGTTCCTCAAGCGACCCACAGACACCCAGGAATTGGTGCAGCAG GTGCTTAGTCTGGCCACCCAGGACTCTGACAACCCGGATCTGAGGGACCGAGGCTTTATTTATTGGAGGCTTCTTTCTACAGACCCTGGGGCAGCCAAGGAG GTGGTACTGGCAGAAAAGCCCCTCATAGCTGAAGAGACAGACCTAATTGAGCCAACTCTACTGGATGAATTGATCTGTCACATTGCCTCTCTGGCTTCCGTCTATCACAAGCCACCTTCAGCCTTTGTGGAAGGCCGCACTGGCCTGCGCAGGGCACTTCCAAAA CAGTCATCAGGAGACAATGATGGTAACAGTgaccaacagcaacagcagcagcaacagcagcagcctaCAGTCATTCCCAATCAGGATTCCCTCATCCCAGACTTGCTCAACATGGACGTCAGTGCTCCTCCTGTTGTTCCCGCTGCCCAACCAG CATACACTGGTGGCACTCTAGACTTGCTGAGTGGGGGCCTGGACTCCTTACTGGGAGGAGGTGGGGCAGATGCTGCAGCTGCTCCAGCAGCAGGTGCAACTCCTCCAGTTGGTGGGACAAACACCTCGTCTGCAG GTTTGTTGGGTGATATCTTTGGCATGCCTGCCACTGCTGGGCAAGGGTACAATGTCCCCAAGCAGCTGTGGCTGCCAGCAAACCGTGGTAAAGGAATGGAGATCACTGGCACCTTCTCCCGCAG GAATGGCATCATTTCAATGGACCTGACTATCCACAACAAGGCCATGCAGCCCATCTCAAACTTTGCAATCCAGCTCAACAAGAACAGCTTTGGAATCAGTCCATCATCACCTCTCAATGTTCCTGCTCCTGTGGCACCCAACCAGTCTGTAGATGTCTCCCTCATCCTGGCCACCACAGGTCCTGTCCAGCGTATGGACCCCCTCACCAACCTGCAG GTTGCCATTAAGAACAGTGTTGATGTGTTCTACTTTGCCACTGTGATGCCCATGCACATCTTCTTCACGGAGGACGGTGCTATGGAGAAGCGAGTGTTCCTCTCCACCTGGAAGGACATTCCCAGCCAGAATGAAGTCCAATTCAATATTGACAATGTGAATATGAATGCAG ATGGAATCTCCAACAAGCTTCAGGCCAGTAATGTCTTCACCATTGCCAAGCGTAATGTAGAGGGGCAGGATATGCTTTACCAGTCCATTAAGCTCACCAATGGGATCTGGGTGCTGACAGAGCTTAAGCTGCAGCCAGGCAATACAACCATTGTA cTTTCCCTCAAATCTCGAGCTACAGATGTTGCACAAGGAATCAACGAGGCCTTCCAGGGCATTCTTCACTCCTAA
- the LOC123514032 gene encoding AP-1 complex subunit beta-1-like isoform X2, with product MTDSKYFTTTKKGEIFELKSELNSDKKEKKKEAVKKVIASMTVGKDVSALFPDVVNCMQTDNLELKKLVYLYLMNYAKSQPDMAIMAVNTFVKDCEDPNPLIRALAVRTMGCIRVDKITEYLCEPLRKCLKDEDPYVRKTAAICVAKLHDINASMVEDQGFLDQLKELLSDSNPMVVANAVASLTEINEASSSGQPLMELNAATMNKLLTALNECTEWGQVFILDALSQYSPKDEREAQSICERITPRLAHANAAVVLSAVKCLMKFMELMVGDSEFVKNLTKKLAPPLVTLLSSEPEVQYVALRNINLIVQKRPELLKHEMKVFFVKYNDPIYVKLEKLDIMIRLASEANIVQVLSELKEYATEVDVDFVRKAVRAIGRCAIKVETSAERCVSTLLDLIQTKVNYVVQEAIVVIKDIFRKYPNKYESIISTLCENLDTLDEPEARASMIWIIGEYAERIDNADELLESFLEGFHDENTQVQLQLLTAIVKLFLKRPTDTQELVQQVLSLATQDSDNPDLRDRGFIYWRLLSTDPGAAKEVVLAEKPLIAEETDLIEPTLLDELICHIASLASVYHKPPSAFVEGRTGLRRALPKSSGDNDGNSDQQQQQQQQQQPTVIPNQDSLIPDLLNMDVSAPPVVPAAQPAYTGGTLDLLSGGLDSLLGGGGADAAAAPAAGATPPVGGTNTSSAGLLGDIFGMPATAGQGYNVPKQLWLPANRGKGMEITGTFSRRNGIISMDLTIHNKAMQPISNFAIQLNKNSFGISPSSPLNVPAPVAPNQSVDVSLILATTGPVQRMDPLTNLQVAIKNSVDVFYFATVMPMHIFFTEDGAMEKRVFLSTWKDIPSQNEVQFNIDNVNMNADGISNKLQASNVFTIAKRNVEGQDMLYQSIKLTNGIWVLTELKLQPGNTTIVLSLKSRATDVAQGINEAFQGILHS from the exons ATGACTGACTCAaaatacttcaccaccaccaagaagggGGAGATATTTGAGCTGAAATCTGAGCTCAATAGtgacaagaaggagaaaaagaaggaggctGTAAAGAAGGTCATTGCTTCTATGACAGTTG GGAAGGATGTGTCGGCTCTGTTCCCAGATGTAGTCAACTGCATGCAGACCGACAACTTGGAGCTGAAGAAATTGGTGTACCTTTACCTCATGAATTATGCTAAATCCCAGCCTGACATGGCAATTATGGCTGTTAACACTTTTGTTAAG GACTGTGAGGATCCTAATCCTTTGATCCGTGCCCTGGCCGTGCGCACGATGGGGTGTATTCGTGTGGACAAGATCACTGAGTACCTGTGTGAGCCCCTGCGTAAGTGTCTCAAAGATGAGGATCCATATGTGAGGAAGACAGCAGCCATCTGTGTGGCTAAGCTGCATGACATCAATGCTTCCATGGTGGAGGACCAAGGCTTCCTTGACCAACTGAAAGAGCTCCTCTCAGACTCTAACCCAATG GTGGTGGCCAATGCAGTAGCCTCCCTGACGGAGATCAACGAGGCGAGCAGTTCAGGCCAGCCGCTGATGGAGCTCAATGCAGCCACCATGAACAAGCTACTCACAGCTCTCAATGAGTGTACTGAGTGGGGTCAAGTCTTCATCCTGGATGCCCTCTCACAGTACAGTCCCAAGGATGAACGTGAGGCACAGAG CATTTGTGAGCGCATCACTCCTCGCCTTGCTCATGCTAATGCAGCAGTTGTCCTCTCTGCTGTGAAGTGCCTCATGAAGTTCATGGAGCTGATGGTTGGGGACTCTGAATTTGTTAAAAACTTGACCAAGAAATTGGCACCTCCCCTGGTAACTCTGCTGTCCTCTGAGCCCGAG GTTCAATATGTTGCACTGAGGAACATCAACCTCATTGTGCAGAAGAGACCAGAGCTGCTTAAGCATGAGATGAAGGTATTCTTTGTTAAATACAATGATCCCATCTATGTGAAGCTGGAGAAGCTGGACATTATGATTCGTTTGGCATCTGAAGCAAACATTGTGCAGGTCCTCTCAGAGCTTAAGGA ATATGCCACAGAGGTGGATGTGGACTTTGTGCGTAAGGCTGTGAGGGCCATTGGCCGCTGTGCCATCAAGGTGGAAACTTCAGCTGAGCGTTGTGTCTCCACTCTCCTGGACCTGATCCAAACCAAG GTGAACTATGTGGTGCAAGAGGCTATTGTGGTGATCAAGGATATCTTCCGCAAGTATCCTAACAAATATGAGAGCATCATCTCCACCCTCTGTGAGAATCTGGACACCCTGGATGAGCCTGAAGCTAG AGCCTCCATGATTTGGATCATTGGTGAGTATGCAGAGCGTATTGACAATGCTGATGAGCTGCTGGAGAGTTTTCTGGAGGGCTTCCATGATGAAAATACCCAAGTCCAGTTGCAGCTGCTTACAGCCATTGTGAAGCTGTTCCTCAAGCGACCCACAGACACCCAGGAATTGGTGCAGCAG GTGCTTAGTCTGGCCACCCAGGACTCTGACAACCCGGATCTGAGGGACCGAGGCTTTATTTATTGGAGGCTTCTTTCTACAGACCCTGGGGCAGCCAAGGAG GTGGTACTGGCAGAAAAGCCCCTCATAGCTGAAGAGACAGACCTAATTGAGCCAACTCTACTGGATGAATTGATCTGTCACATTGCCTCTCTGGCTTCCGTCTATCACAAGCCACCTTCAGCCTTTGTGGAAGGCCGCACTGGCCTGCGCAGGGCACTTCCAAAA TCATCAGGAGACAATGATGGTAACAGTgaccaacagcaacagcagcagcaacagcagcagcctaCAGTCATTCCCAATCAGGATTCCCTCATCCCAGACTTGCTCAACATGGACGTCAGTGCTCCTCCTGTTGTTCCCGCTGCCCAACCAG CATACACTGGTGGCACTCTAGACTTGCTGAGTGGGGGCCTGGACTCCTTACTGGGAGGAGGTGGGGCAGATGCTGCAGCTGCTCCAGCAGCAGGTGCAACTCCTCCAGTTGGTGGGACAAACACCTCGTCTGCAG GTTTGTTGGGTGATATCTTTGGCATGCCTGCCACTGCTGGGCAAGGGTACAATGTCCCCAAGCAGCTGTGGCTGCCAGCAAACCGTGGTAAAGGAATGGAGATCACTGGCACCTTCTCCCGCAG GAATGGCATCATTTCAATGGACCTGACTATCCACAACAAGGCCATGCAGCCCATCTCAAACTTTGCAATCCAGCTCAACAAGAACAGCTTTGGAATCAGTCCATCATCACCTCTCAATGTTCCTGCTCCTGTGGCACCCAACCAGTCTGTAGATGTCTCCCTCATCCTGGCCACCACAGGTCCTGTCCAGCGTATGGACCCCCTCACCAACCTGCAG GTTGCCATTAAGAACAGTGTTGATGTGTTCTACTTTGCCACTGTGATGCCCATGCACATCTTCTTCACGGAGGACGGTGCTATGGAGAAGCGAGTGTTCCTCTCCACCTGGAAGGACATTCCCAGCCAGAATGAAGTCCAATTCAATATTGACAATGTGAATATGAATGCAG ATGGAATCTCCAACAAGCTTCAGGCCAGTAATGTCTTCACCATTGCCAAGCGTAATGTAGAGGGGCAGGATATGCTTTACCAGTCCATTAAGCTCACCAATGGGATCTGGGTGCTGACAGAGCTTAAGCTGCAGCCAGGCAATACAACCATTGTA cTTTCCCTCAAATCTCGAGCTACAGATGTTGCACAAGGAATCAACGAGGCCTTCCAGGGCATTCTTCACTCCTAA